Proteins encoded together in one Streptomyces sp. NA04227 window:
- a CDS encoding AIM24 family protein produces the protein MATFRLQGSKVLAVDMTGDAVKAKNGSMVAYDGRMAFKKMSGGGEGLRGMVTRRLTGEQMELMEVRGEGTCWFADRATEINLVNLQGDKLYVEAGNLLCVDAGLRTGTSFTGVRGASQGNGLFTTTVEGHGQAAIMSDGPATVLRVSAQYPLTVDPGAYVAHQGDVRQSFQSGVTFRTFLGEGGGEAFQIRFEGEGLVYVQPSERNTIGGEV, from the coding sequence GTGGCAACGTTCCGACTCCAAGGCAGCAAGGTGCTCGCCGTCGACATGACCGGCGACGCCGTGAAGGCGAAGAACGGCTCGATGGTCGCCTACGACGGCCGGATGGCGTTCAAGAAGATGTCCGGCGGCGGTGAGGGCCTGCGCGGCATGGTCACCCGCCGCCTGACCGGCGAACAGATGGAATTGATGGAGGTCAGGGGCGAGGGGACCTGCTGGTTCGCCGACCGGGCCACCGAGATCAACCTGGTGAATCTCCAGGGCGACAAGCTCTACGTCGAGGCGGGCAACCTGCTCTGCGTGGACGCGGGCCTGCGCACCGGCACCTCGTTCACCGGGGTGCGCGGCGCCTCGCAGGGCAACGGCCTGTTCACCACGACCGTGGAGGGCCACGGCCAGGCGGCGATCATGTCCGACGGCCCGGCGACGGTGCTGCGCGTCAGCGCCCAGTACCCGCTCACGGTCGACCCGGGCGCCTATGTCGCGCACCAGGGCGACGTACGGCAGAGCTTCCAGTCCGGCGTGACCTTCCGCACCTTCCTCGGCGAGGGCGGCGGCGAGGCCTTCCAGATCCGCTTCGAGGGCGAGGGGCTCGTGTACGTACAGCCCAGCGAGCGCAACACGATCGGAGGGGAGGTCTGA
- a CDS encoding galactose oxidase-like domain-containing protein yields the protein MAYTPSKKLKKTALGVAGVAVLAGLNAPAAVGFAKDKYHEYKIAQPGYQAKYGSWKQVAIPEKFRTNAIHAALLHTGKVLIVAGSGNEQRKFDAGSFDTVLWDPVRGTYKKIETPDDFFCAGHAQLPDGRLLVAGGTARYELLEGEVERAGGGMRVKNEDPDRAVFLKKGTRFRSPSGVEYVSRFDVRVPKAKKVPVKGGKPGQVRVKSSEMRVFVEAVRKGRGSVTDRQAQYEVVGLKGALADDVYGLSEKITMDKQDFQGIKAAYEFDPRAERYIKVDPMDKARWYPTLVGLQDGRVLAVSGLDDVGMIDPGDNEIYNPRTKKWSKGPERYFPTYPALFLTKGGKLFYPASNAGYGPADKGREPGLWDLKKNTFEKVPGLKDLDQTETSSSVLLPPAQDQKVMILGGGGVGESRKSTARTAVVDLKKDNPAFRTGPELPQGTRYLNSVIMPDDTVFTTNGSSDYRGRSASNIHKAQVYDPKTNTFSKAADPEVGRNYHSEALLLPDGRVATFGSDPLFDDQQNTKLGHFEQRMEIYTPPALHRAKKSGRPALGKGPERADLGEHLTFPAERPGRIARARLMRPSAVTHTTDVEQRSLALQLERGEDNITVRVPQDPTLVPPGWYMLFVTDKEGTPSEARWVKVGK from the coding sequence ATGGCCTACACGCCCTCGAAGAAACTGAAGAAGACGGCACTCGGGGTGGCCGGGGTCGCCGTGCTTGCCGGACTCAACGCACCCGCGGCGGTCGGCTTCGCCAAGGACAAGTACCACGAGTACAAGATCGCGCAGCCCGGCTACCAGGCGAAGTACGGTTCCTGGAAGCAGGTCGCCATCCCGGAGAAGTTCCGTACGAACGCGATCCACGCCGCCCTGCTGCACACCGGCAAGGTGCTGATCGTCGCGGGCTCCGGCAACGAGCAGCGCAAGTTCGACGCGGGCTCCTTCGACACCGTGCTGTGGGACCCGGTCCGGGGTACGTACAAGAAGATCGAGACCCCCGACGACTTCTTCTGCGCCGGTCATGCCCAACTGCCCGACGGGCGGCTCCTGGTGGCGGGCGGCACCGCGCGCTACGAGCTCCTGGAGGGCGAGGTCGAGCGCGCGGGCGGCGGTATGCGGGTCAAGAACGAGGACCCGGACCGTGCGGTCTTCCTGAAGAAGGGCACCCGTTTCCGCTCGCCGTCCGGCGTGGAGTACGTCTCGCGCTTCGACGTGAGGGTGCCCAAGGCGAAGAAGGTCCCGGTCAAGGGCGGCAAGCCCGGTCAGGTCAGGGTGAAGTCCAGCGAGATGCGGGTGTTCGTGGAGGCGGTCAGAAAGGGCCGCGGCTCGGTGACGGACCGGCAGGCGCAGTACGAGGTGGTCGGCCTCAAGGGCGCCCTGGCCGACGACGTCTACGGCCTCTCCGAGAAGATCACCATGGACAAGCAGGACTTCCAGGGCATCAAGGCCGCCTACGAGTTCGACCCGAGGGCCGAGAGGTACATCAAGGTCGACCCGATGGACAAGGCCCGCTGGTACCCGACGCTGGTCGGGCTCCAGGACGGCAGGGTGCTCGCGGTCTCCGGCCTCGACGACGTCGGGATGATCGACCCCGGCGACAACGAGATCTACAACCCGCGCACCAAGAAGTGGTCCAAGGGCCCCGAGCGCTACTTCCCGACCTACCCCGCGCTCTTCCTCACCAAGGGCGGCAAGCTCTTCTACCCGGCCTCCAACGCCGGTTACGGTCCCGCCGACAAGGGCCGTGAGCCCGGCCTGTGGGACCTGAAGAAGAACACCTTCGAGAAGGTGCCCGGCCTGAAGGACCTCGACCAGACCGAGACCTCCTCCTCGGTGCTGCTGCCGCCCGCGCAGGACCAGAAGGTGATGATCCTCGGCGGCGGCGGGGTGGGCGAGTCCAGGAAGTCCACCGCGCGTACCGCCGTCGTCGACCTGAAGAAGGACAACCCGGCCTTCCGCACCGGGCCCGAACTCCCGCAGGGTACGCGGTACTTGAACAGCGTGATCATGCCGGACGACACCGTGTTCACCACCAACGGCTCCAGCGACTACCGCGGCCGCAGCGCCAGCAACATCCACAAGGCGCAGGTCTACGACCCGAAGACCAACACCTTCAGCAAGGCCGCCGATCCGGAGGTGGGCCGCAACTACCACTCCGAGGCGCTGCTGCTGCCCGACGGCCGGGTGGCCACCTTCGGCTCCGACCCCCTCTTCGACGACCAGCAGAACACCAAGCTCGGCCACTTCGAGCAGCGCATGGAGATCTACACCCCGCCCGCGCTGCACCGTGCGAAGAAGAGCGGCCGCCCCGCCCTCGGCAAGGGCCCGGAGCGGGCCGACCTCGGCGAGCACCTGACCTTCCCGGCCGAGCGGCCCGGCCGTATCGCCCGCGCCCGCCTGATGCGGCCGAGCGCGGTCACCCACACCACTGATGTCGAACAGCGGTCCCTGGCACTGCAGTTGGAGCGCGGCGAGGACAACATCACGGTACGGGTGCCCCAGGACCCGACCCTGGTGCCGCCCGGCTGGTACATGCTCTTCGTCACCGACAAGGAGGGCACGCCGTCGGAGGCGCGGTGGGTGAAGGTGGGGAAGTGA
- a CDS encoding glycoside hydrolase family 6 protein has translation MSRPLRTAALLLALGSLAAGCSGLTGSASAEQGPDGLGKTDSPFWVDRHGPAAEQVRQWRDQGREQDAKAIERIAEQPVAIWPGGSGAAGAVRKVMRAAAEDRRTAVLVAYNIPHRDCGQHSAGGADSGAEYLSWIAEFARGIGDGKALVVLEPDAVPHNVDGCTPPEYHEERYQLLGAAIELLKEQPHTQVYLDAGNPAWIRDPARLADPLKRSGLARADGFALNVSNFQTDGTNLVYGHRLSKLTGGKHFVVDTSRNGRGPLAGRRGEAWCNPPGRALGKPPTTDTGDKLVDAYLWVKRPGESDGTCRGGPSAGTWWPDYALGLARGAQG, from the coding sequence ATGTCCCGGCCGCTGCGTACCGCCGCCCTCCTCCTCGCCCTCGGCTCACTGGCCGCGGGTTGTTCCGGTCTCACCGGCAGTGCCTCCGCCGAGCAGGGCCCGGACGGGCTCGGCAAGACGGACTCGCCGTTCTGGGTGGACCGGCACGGCCCGGCGGCGGAGCAGGTGCGCCAGTGGCGCGATCAGGGGCGCGAGCAGGACGCGAAGGCGATCGAGCGGATCGCCGAGCAGCCGGTGGCGATCTGGCCCGGCGGCAGCGGGGCGGCGGGGGCCGTACGCAAGGTGATGCGGGCGGCGGCCGAGGACCGGCGGACGGCGGTCCTCGTCGCGTACAACATTCCGCACCGCGACTGCGGCCAGCACTCGGCGGGCGGGGCGGACAGCGGCGCGGAGTACCTCAGCTGGATCGCCGAGTTCGCGCGCGGCATCGGCGACGGCAAGGCGCTCGTGGTCCTGGAACCGGACGCGGTGCCGCACAACGTCGACGGCTGCACCCCGCCGGAGTACCACGAGGAGCGCTACCAACTCCTCGGCGCCGCCATCGAGTTGCTGAAGGAGCAGCCGCACACCCAGGTCTACCTGGACGCCGGGAACCCGGCCTGGATCCGCGATCCGGCCAGGCTGGCCGACCCGCTGAAGCGCTCCGGCCTCGCCCGCGCGGACGGCTTCGCCCTGAACGTCTCCAACTTCCAGACCGACGGGACCAACCTGGTCTACGGCCACCGGCTGTCCAAGCTGACCGGCGGCAAGCACTTCGTGGTCGACACCAGCCGCAACGGCCGCGGCCCGCTCGCGGGCCGCCGCGGCGAGGCCTGGTGCAACCCGCCGGGCCGGGCGCTCGGCAAGCCCCCGACCACGGACACCGGGGACAAGCTCGTCGACGCCTACCTCTGGGTCAAGCGGCCCGGCGAGTCCGACGGCACCTGCCGGGGCGGCCCGTCGGCGGGTACCTGGTGGCCGGACTACGCGCTGGGGCTGGCGCGCGGCGCGCAGGGCTGA
- a CDS encoding glycosyltransferase family 2 protein, translating into MPPEGYDYDSYSRLAGPLTEPTGSAYRVEYRSLLADEPHRIRAVLLMTLAPVLTGVLLVYLVWPTHWTRREGAETWLVACDVTMLVTIGLIEAFMLVNVISIAHATMVARDPVPVTPERGTRVAFLTTFVPGRESFEMLSRTLQAMVKVHHTGLLDFWLLDEGDDEQARTLCAELGVRHFTRHGIPEWNRDTGPHKARTKHGNYNAWLAKHGAEYEFFASVDTDHVPQPGFLERMMGYFRDPDVAFVVGPQVYGNYRSAVTKAAESQQFLFHALIQRAGNRYRAPMFVGTNNVVRIRALRQIGGLRDSITEDMATGFDLHRHRNPATGHAWQSVYTPDVLAVGEGPASWTDFFTQQMRWSRGTYETLLKQYRKAPLSMPRGRFFSYSLMLAYYPMSAVNWLLGVLSCVLFLWFGASGTQVAASVWLMLYSDAAALQIGLYLWNRRHNVSPHEPQGSGGLAGMAMSAVCAPIYAKSLCEAVLRRPSRFVVTPKGEASADRLLTFRIHLGWAAILLASLTASVLLDHTHAAMRTWSVLATVIALAPIVVWILSELRRRVTHRKRRTAVPEPEATAAPALAAPAVPSAPAQMSGTTTGGN; encoded by the coding sequence GTGCCGCCGGAGGGCTACGACTACGACAGCTACAGCCGCCTCGCGGGGCCGCTGACGGAGCCCACCGGCAGCGCCTACCGGGTGGAGTACCGCTCGCTGCTCGCCGACGAACCGCACCGGATACGCGCGGTCCTGCTGATGACGCTGGCCCCGGTCCTCACCGGGGTGCTGCTCGTCTACCTGGTCTGGCCGACGCACTGGACCCGGCGCGAGGGCGCCGAGACCTGGCTGGTCGCCTGTGACGTCACGATGCTGGTCACGATCGGGTTGATCGAGGCGTTCATGCTGGTCAACGTCATCTCCATCGCCCACGCCACGATGGTCGCCCGCGACCCCGTGCCGGTCACCCCCGAGCGGGGGACCCGGGTCGCCTTCCTCACCACGTTCGTGCCGGGCCGCGAATCCTTCGAGATGCTGAGCCGCACGCTGCAGGCCATGGTCAAGGTCCACCACACCGGGCTGCTGGACTTCTGGCTCCTGGACGAGGGTGACGACGAACAGGCCCGCACCCTCTGCGCCGAACTCGGCGTACGGCACTTCACCCGGCACGGCATCCCCGAGTGGAACCGGGACACGGGCCCCCACAAGGCCCGCACCAAGCACGGCAACTACAACGCCTGGCTCGCCAAGCACGGTGCGGAGTACGAATTCTTCGCCTCCGTGGACACCGATCACGTTCCGCAACCGGGCTTCCTGGAACGGATGATGGGCTACTTCCGCGACCCCGACGTCGCCTTCGTGGTCGGCCCACAGGTCTACGGCAACTACCGCTCGGCGGTCACCAAGGCCGCCGAGTCGCAGCAGTTCCTCTTCCACGCGCTGATCCAGCGGGCCGGAAACCGCTACCGCGCGCCCATGTTCGTCGGCACCAACAACGTCGTACGGATCCGCGCGCTGCGCCAGATCGGCGGGCTGCGCGACTCGATCACCGAGGACATGGCCACCGGCTTCGACCTGCACCGGCACCGCAACCCGGCCACCGGGCACGCCTGGCAGTCCGTGTACACCCCGGACGTGCTGGCCGTCGGCGAGGGCCCGGCCTCCTGGACCGACTTCTTCACCCAGCAGATGCGCTGGTCCCGGGGCACCTACGAGACGTTGCTCAAGCAGTACCGCAAGGCGCCGCTCTCGATGCCGCGCGGGCGGTTCTTCTCGTACTCGCTGATGCTCGCCTACTACCCGATGTCGGCCGTCAACTGGCTGCTCGGAGTGCTCAGTTGTGTGCTCTTCCTGTGGTTCGGGGCCTCCGGTACGCAGGTCGCCGCGTCGGTGTGGCTGATGCTGTACAGCGACGCGGCGGCGCTCCAGATCGGGCTGTACCTGTGGAACCGGCGGCACAACGTCTCGCCGCACGAACCGCAGGGCTCCGGGGGCCTGGCCGGGATGGCGATGTCCGCGGTCTGCGCGCCGATATACGCCAAGTCGCTGTGCGAGGCGGTGCTGCGGCGGCCGAGCCGGTTCGTCGTCACCCCCAAGGGGGAGGCCAGCGCGGACCGGCTGCTGACCTTCCGTATCCATCTGGGCTGGGCCGCGATACTGCTCGCCTCACTGACCGCCTCGGTGCTCCTTGACCACACCCATGCGGCGATGCGGACCTGGTCGGTACTGGCCACCGTGATCGCGCTCGCCCCGATCGTCGTCTGGATCCTGAGCGAGCTGCGGCGCAGGGTGACGCACCGGAAGAGGCGGACCGCCGTGCCCGAGCCGGAGGCGACGGCCGCGCCCGCGCTCGCGGCTCCCGCCGTCCCCAGCGCCCCCGCCCAGATGTCCGGCACCACGACGGGAGGCAACTGA
- a CDS encoding AIM24 family protein, with the protein MNTYGAPAGGPAVYDPMTLPVDDNVNHYTFCVELKGSQWFLQKGKMIAYYGSIDFNGIGHGRLDALVRSSFHSPLHAGDWVVAEGQGKMLLADRAFDVNSYDLEDGNLTVRSGNLLAFQPSLSLKQSIVPGFLTLIGTGKFVAASNGPVVFMEPPLRVDPQALVGWADCPSPCHHYDHAYMSGLMGGIRALTGTSGASGEEHQFEFVGAGTVLLQSSETLMPEEATGAVPGEAGVPGGHAPSGGAPQSSSPRLPGQLGDLQRRFGL; encoded by the coding sequence GTGAACACCTACGGCGCCCCGGCGGGCGGACCGGCCGTCTACGACCCGATGACCCTGCCGGTCGACGACAACGTCAACCACTACACCTTCTGCGTGGAGCTCAAGGGGAGCCAGTGGTTCCTGCAGAAGGGCAAGATGATCGCCTACTACGGCTCGATCGACTTCAACGGCATCGGGCACGGACGATTGGACGCGCTCGTTCGCAGCAGTTTTCATTCACCTTTGCACGCGGGCGACTGGGTCGTCGCCGAGGGCCAGGGCAAGATGCTCCTCGCCGACCGGGCCTTCGACGTCAATTCGTACGACCTGGAGGACGGCAATCTGACCGTTCGCTCCGGCAACCTGCTCGCTTTTCAGCCAAGTCTCTCGCTGAAGCAGTCGATCGTCCCGGGCTTCCTCACCCTCATCGGCACGGGCAAGTTCGTGGCCGCCTCGAACGGCCCCGTGGTGTTCATGGAGCCCCCGCTGCGGGTCGACCCGCAGGCCCTGGTCGGCTGGGCGGACTGCCCTTCCCCCTGCCACCACTACGACCACGCCTACATGTCCGGTCTGATGGGCGGCATCCGCGCGCTGACCGGGACTTCGGGCGCCTCCGGCGAGGAGCACCAGTTCGAGTTCGTCGGGGCCGGCACCGTACTGCTCCAGTCCTCCGAGACACTCATGCCGGAGGAGGCCACGGGCGCGGTCCCGGGGGAGGCCGGAGTGCCCGGCGGTCACGCTCCGTCAGGCGGCGCACCGCAGTCGTCGTCACCGAGGCTTCCCGGACAACTCGGCGACCTCCAGCGCCGCTTCGGGCTGTGA
- a CDS encoding AIM24 family protein: MPFREVNSRMVEATVAPGQRLFSQRGAMLAYRGEVTFTPNRSGGQGGVMSMIGRRVANEAAPLMTVEGNGTVMFGHGGHHVQVIGLTGDTLYVEADRLLAFDGTLEQGTMFMGSQGGVMGMVRGQVTGQGLFTTTLKGHGSVAVMAHGGVIEVPITPQRPVHVDPQAYVAHHGDVRNKLSAALGWRDMVGRGSGEAFQLELSGNGTVYVQASEEKL; this comes from the coding sequence ATGCCCTTCCGCGAGGTCAACTCCAGGATGGTCGAGGCCACCGTGGCGCCCGGCCAGCGGCTCTTCTCGCAGCGCGGCGCGATGCTCGCCTACCGCGGCGAGGTCACCTTCACCCCGAACCGCTCGGGCGGCCAGGGCGGCGTGATGTCGATGATCGGCCGCCGGGTCGCGAACGAGGCCGCGCCGCTGATGACGGTCGAGGGCAACGGCACCGTGATGTTCGGGCACGGCGGCCACCACGTCCAGGTGATCGGCCTGACCGGCGACACCCTCTACGTGGAGGCCGACCGGCTGCTCGCCTTCGACGGGACCCTGGAGCAGGGCACGATGTTCATGGGCTCGCAGGGCGGCGTCATGGGCATGGTGCGCGGCCAGGTCACCGGCCAGGGCCTGTTCACCACGACGCTCAAGGGCCACGGCTCGGTGGCCGTGATGGCACACGGCGGCGTCATCGAGGTACCGATCACCCCGCAGCGCCCGGTGCACGTCGACCCGCAGGCCTATGTCGCCCACCACGGCGACGTCCGCAACAAGCTGTCCGCCGCCCTGGGCTGGCGGGACATGGTGGGCCGCGGCTCCGGCGAGGCGTTCCAGCTCGAGCTGAGCGGCAACGGAACCGTCTACGTCCAGGCATCGGAGGAAAAGCTGTGA
- a CDS encoding MarR family winged helix-turn-helix transcriptional regulator has protein sequence MPKPLSLSFDPIARADELWRQRWGAAPSMAAITSIMRAHQILLAEVDAVVKPYGLTFARYEALVLLSFSQAGELPMSKIGERLMVHPTSVTNTVDRLVRSGLVDKRPNPNDGRGTLASITPKGAKVVEEATRDLMEMDFGLRAYDEEECGEIFALLRPLRVAAQDFEEK, from the coding sequence GTGCCGAAACCGCTCAGCCTGTCCTTCGATCCCATCGCCCGCGCCGACGAGTTGTGGCGGCAGCGCTGGGGGGCCGCGCCCTCCATGGCCGCGATCACCTCGATCATGCGCGCCCACCAGATCCTGCTCGCCGAGGTCGACGCCGTGGTCAAGCCGTACGGACTGACCTTCGCCCGCTACGAGGCCCTGGTGCTGCTGAGCTTCTCGCAGGCGGGCGAGCTGCCGATGTCGAAGATCGGCGAGCGCCTGATGGTGCACCCGACCTCGGTCACCAACACCGTTGACCGCCTGGTGCGTTCGGGCCTCGTCGACAAGCGGCCCAACCCCAACGACGGCCGCGGCACCCTCGCGAGCATCACCCCGAAGGGCGCCAAGGTGGTCGAGGAGGCCACCCGCGACCTGATGGAGATGGACTTCGGTCTGCGCGCCTACGACGAGGAGGAGTGCGGCGAGATCTTCGCGCTGCTCCGGCCGCTGCGGGTGGCGGCGCAGGACTTCGAGGAGAAGTAG
- a CDS encoding DUF3817 domain-containing protein, with product MDIKTATALHRLRLVSLPEALSFPALLIFGSLLSRISDIDFLMMPLGLIHGILFVTYVVLLADVWYRTKWPWQKVAVYFLLALPPFGGLYAHRKLGREEQDGVIAARARSEGVVNT from the coding sequence GTGGACATCAAGACCGCCACCGCCTTGCACCGGCTGCGCCTCGTCTCCCTGCCGGAGGCGCTCTCCTTCCCCGCCCTGCTGATCTTCGGCTCCCTGCTGAGCCGGATCTCGGACATCGACTTCCTGATGATGCCGCTGGGCCTGATCCACGGCATCCTCTTCGTGACCTACGTGGTCCTGCTCGCCGACGTCTGGTACCGCACCAAGTGGCCCTGGCAGAAGGTCGCGGTCTACTTCCTGCTCGCCCTGCCGCCCTTCGGCGGTCTGTACGCGCACCGCAAGCTCGGCCGCGAGGAGCAGGACGGCGTCATCGCCGCCCGCGCCCGGAGCGAAGGCGTCGTGAACACGTGA
- a CDS encoding NADP-dependent oxidoreductase: MRAISQDVLGDPEVLQQVEVARPAPGPSQVLIKVHAAGVNPTDWKHRAMGLFLGRPPFVLGWDVSGVVEAVGIGVTLFKPGDEVFGMLPYPHGVGSHAEYVTGPARAFAHKPPTIDHVQAGALPLAALTAWQALVDTARVRPGDRVLIHAAAGGVGHLAVQIAKARGAYVIGTASAGKHAFVRSLGADEMIDYREADFTEAVHDVDVVLDTIGGDYQLRSLRTLRPGGVLVSILPVPGEGLAEEAVRLGVRTELLLVEADHTGMNAIAELAEAGTLRATVAETFPLAEAAKAHALGDTNRTTGKLVLVTDAMDAAGGTGE, from the coding sequence ATGCGCGCGATCAGCCAGGACGTTCTCGGCGACCCCGAGGTCCTGCAGCAGGTCGAGGTCGCGCGCCCGGCGCCGGGACCGAGCCAGGTACTGATCAAGGTCCACGCGGCGGGCGTGAACCCCACCGACTGGAAGCACCGGGCCATGGGCCTCTTTCTCGGTCGGCCGCCGTTCGTCCTGGGCTGGGACGTCTCCGGCGTGGTCGAGGCGGTGGGCATCGGCGTCACCCTGTTCAAGCCGGGCGACGAGGTCTTCGGGATGCTGCCCTACCCCCACGGGGTCGGCTCCCACGCCGAGTACGTCACCGGGCCCGCGCGGGCCTTCGCCCACAAGCCGCCGACGATCGACCACGTCCAGGCGGGCGCGCTCCCGCTCGCGGCGCTCACCGCCTGGCAGGCGCTCGTCGACACAGCCAGGGTGCGGCCCGGCGACCGTGTCCTGATCCACGCGGCGGCCGGTGGCGTCGGCCACCTCGCCGTACAGATCGCCAAGGCCCGTGGCGCGTACGTGATCGGCACGGCCAGCGCGGGCAAGCACGCGTTCGTCCGCTCGCTGGGGGCCGACGAGATGATCGACTACCGCGAGGCAGACTTCACCGAGGCCGTCCACGACGTCGACGTCGTACTGGACACCATCGGCGGCGACTACCAGCTCCGTTCGCTGCGCACCCTGCGCCCCGGCGGTGTGCTGGTCTCGATCCTGCCCGTGCCGGGCGAGGGCCTGGCCGAGGAAGCCGTCCGGCTCGGCGTGCGCACCGAACTCCTGCTCGTCGAGGCCGACCACACCGGGATGAACGCCATCGCCGAGCTGGCGGAGGCGGGCACGCTCCGGGCGACCGTCGCGGAGACCTTCCCGCTGGCCGAGGCCGCGAAGGCGCACGCACTCGGTGACACGAACCGGACGACGGGCAAGCTCGTACTCGTCACGGACGCCATGGACGCCGCAGGAGGCACGGGCGAGTGA
- a CDS encoding MTH1187 family thiamine-binding protein — protein sequence MIVAFSVTPLGVGEDVGEYVADAVRVVRESGLPHRTDAMFTSIEGEWDQVMDVVRRAVAAVEARAPRVSLVLKADIRPGVTDGLSSKVATVERHLAEG from the coding sequence GTGATCGTCGCCTTCTCCGTGACGCCGCTCGGCGTCGGCGAGGACGTCGGTGAGTACGTCGCCGACGCGGTGCGGGTGGTCCGCGAGTCCGGACTCCCGCACCGTACGGACGCGATGTTCACGTCCATCGAGGGCGAGTGGGACCAGGTGATGGACGTCGTACGCCGTGCCGTCGCCGCCGTCGAGGCCCGTGCGCCGCGCGTCTCGCTGGTCCTCAAGGCGGACATCAGGCCGGGTGTGACCGACGGCCTCAGCTCCAAGGTCGCGACGGTGGAGCGGCACCTCGCCGAGGGGTAA
- a CDS encoding GlxA family transcriptional regulator, producing the protein MNQGLGPGLGPGLELGPGLEPRRSAPAHRVAVLALDGVYPFELGIPNRVFGSTNGRYELRTCTADGRPVRTDADFEITVAHGPEILSTADTVVIPPYDLTLATGELAEPVAEALAMIRPGTRLVSICTGAFVLAAAGLLDDRPATTHWALAEHFRRLFPRVRLDADVLFVDDGDILTSAGAGSGVDVCLHVVRSDHGSAVANHVARLCVVPPWREGGQAQYIEHPVPEPATATTAPTRHWALENLHLPLTLADLAGHARMSLRTFARRFGDEAGESPGRWLTRHRVARARHLLETSDLSVDQIAGQVGFATATSLRQHLHAAIGVAPLAYRRTFQASASQGRNEPEGRKGSEDRREEVGRKEEAGRREEAGRKEPV; encoded by the coding sequence ATGAACCAGGGACTGGGACCGGGACTGGGACCGGGACTGGAGCTGGGACCGGGACTGGAACCGCGCAGGTCAGCGCCGGCACACCGCGTCGCCGTCCTCGCGCTGGACGGGGTCTATCCGTTCGAACTCGGCATCCCCAACCGGGTCTTCGGCAGCACCAACGGACGCTACGAGCTGCGCACCTGCACCGCCGACGGCCGCCCGGTACGTACCGACGCGGACTTCGAGATCACGGTCGCCCACGGCCCGGAGATCCTGTCCACCGCCGACACGGTCGTGATCCCGCCCTACGACCTGACCCTGGCCACCGGCGAACTCGCCGAACCCGTCGCCGAGGCCCTCGCCATGATCCGCCCCGGCACCCGCCTGGTCTCGATCTGCACCGGCGCCTTCGTCCTCGCCGCGGCCGGACTCCTCGACGACCGCCCCGCCACCACGCACTGGGCCCTCGCCGAACACTTCCGCCGCCTGTTCCCACGGGTCAGGCTCGACGCCGACGTGCTCTTCGTCGACGACGGCGACATCCTCACCTCGGCGGGCGCGGGCTCCGGCGTGGACGTATGCCTGCACGTCGTGCGCAGCGACCACGGCAGCGCGGTGGCCAACCACGTCGCCCGACTGTGTGTGGTGCCCCCGTGGCGGGAAGGCGGCCAGGCCCAGTACATCGAGCATCCGGTCCCCGAACCGGCCACCGCCACCACGGCCCCGACCCGGCATTGGGCCCTGGAGAACCTGCATCTCCCGCTCACTCTCGCCGACCTCGCGGGCCATGCGCGGATGAGCCTACGAACCTTCGCCCGCCGCTTCGGCGACGAAGCCGGGGAGAGTCCGGGACGCTGGCTCACCCGGCACCGGGTCGCCAGGGCGCGCCATCTCCTCGAAACCAGCGATCTGTCGGTCGATCAGATCGCCGGCCAGGTCGGCTTCGCCACCGCCACCTCACTGCGCCAGCACCTCCACGCCGCGATCGGCGTGGCCCCGCTCGCTTACCGCCGCACTTTCCAGGCCAGCGCATCACAGGGCCGGAACGAACCAGAAGGCCGGAAAGGATCAGAGGACCGGAGAGAAGAAGTCGGCCGGAAAGAAGAAGCGGGCCGGAGAGAGGAAGCGGGCCGGAAAGAACCGGTCTAG